One Nocardioides dongkuii genomic window, ACCCTGGTCCCGCTCGCCCTGATCGCGCTCACGCCCCTCCACCTCCAGGGCACGATCTGGTGGGCGGCCGCGCTGCAGACGATCCCGCTTCAGGCGACGCTCGCGGGGTGCGTCTACTTCGCTGCCCGGCTCGCGCGGCACGGTCGCCGCGCGGACCGGATCGGTCTCCTGCTCGTCTACGTCGCCGGCCTGGCGATGTGGGAGAAGGCCCTCCTGGTGGCGATCCCCATCGCGGCCGTGATCATCTACCTCGCGCCCCGCCGACCCGGCCGGTGGCGCGGTCTGATCCGCGAGGGTTGCCTGCTGGGCGGCGTCGCCACCGGTTACGCGGCGATCTACCTGGTGGCGACACGGCGCGACTCGACGGGGCCCTTCCCCGTCGAGTTCAAGCTGCAGCCGGCCGGCGCCGTGGCAGGCTCCTTCGGGGAGCTGGGCGGTCACCTGCTCAGTCCCGGTCTGCTCGGCGGGCCGTGGGGCACGCTGCCGACCGAGGCAGAGCTGCAGGCGCATCCCGCCGGGTGGCAGGTCGTCCTGACCTGCGCGGTGGTCGTGCTGGGCCTGGCGCTCGCGTCGATCCTGCGTCGCTCGGCGTGGGTGCCGCTGGGGATGGTGGCCCTCTTCGGGTCGATCTCCTGGGGCCTGCTCGCGCTCAGCGGCCGCCTGGAGGTCCTCGGCCTGACCAAGCTCGGCTACGAGCGCTACGCAGCGGACATCTTCGCGGTGCTCTGCCTGGCGGTCGCGCTCTGGATGACGCCGGAGGCCGTCCGTCCGGTCGCGGACCGGGAGCATTGGCGCGCCCGTCTGCTGTCGCGTCGGCCGCCGCGCGCTCTGGCGGTGGGGATCGTCGGCGCGGTCATGGTCTCCCTGGCGGTGGCGAACCTCGTCGGCGTGCACCGGATCGGTGTCTCGCCCGCTCAGGCGTGGCTGGAGAACGTGACGGCAGAGGTCGAGCAGCGGGGCCCGGTGACGATCGTCGACGCGTACGCCCCCGACCCGGTGCTCTTCGCCCCATTCTTCGGCGAGTACGCCCGGCTCTCGCGGATGCTGGAGCCGCTCGGCGACCGGGTGCGCTTCGACGGCCCCGCCGACCGGCTGTTCACCGTCGACGCCGATGGCCGACTCAGGGAGGCGACCATCCTCCCGGCGATCCGCTCGAAGCCGGGACCGGTCCCCGACTGCGGGTACGCCCTCGGTCCGGGCGAGCGTCTGGTGGTCCCGATGACGGCCTCCCTCTACCAGTCCTCGTGGATGGTGCAGGTCAACGCGTTCAGCTCGATGGAAGGCGGCGTCGTCGTGGAGCTGGGCGAGCACGCCCTCCCGTTCGCGATCCGGCCGGGTCTGAACTCGCCACGTGCGATGGTCCTGAGCGACACGGACGACGAGATCCGGATCGAGTCGACGGCCGAGGAAGGCGTCCTCTGCGTGACCCACGTGCTCATCGGCACCGTGGGCGGCGGTCCCGGCTGAGGCTCGGTGCCGCGGCGGCGGCGCGGCCCGCCTGCGATACTCCCCGGGTGACGCGAGTGGGACTCACCGGCGGCATCGCCTCGGGCAAGAGCACGGTCTCGGCGATCCTCGAGGAGCTCGGCGCGGTCGTCATCGACGGCGACAAGCTGGCGCGCGAGGTCGTCGAGCGCGGCACCCCCGGCCTCGCGGCCGTGGTCGCGGAGTTCGGCGAGGAGCTGCTCACCCCCGAGGGCGACCTGGACCGGGCCGCCCTGGGCAAGGTGGTCTTCGCCGACGAGGGGCGCCGGCGCGCGCTGGAGGCGATCGTGCACCCGCTGGTCTTCGAGCGGTACGCCGCGCTGGAGGCGTCCGCGCCCGAGGGCGCCCTCGTCGTCCACGACATCCCGCTGCTGGCTGAGTCGGGCCGCGCGGACACCTTCGACGCCGTCCTCGTCGTCGACGTGCCGGTCGAGACGCAGGTCGAGCGGATGGTCCGCGACCGCGGCATGGACCGCGCGGACGCCGAGGCGCGCGTGGCGGCCCAGGCCACCCGCGAGCAGCGGCTCGCGATCGCGACGTACGTCCTGGACAACACCGGGACCCTGGAGGACCTGCGCGACCGGGTCCTGGCGGTGCACGCCGAGCTCACCGCCTCCTGAATTTCGGGTACGCCGGCGGCGCGGCGCGGCCGGACCGCCCGGGGGAGAGGGATCCTCCACGCGTGCTGACGCGCCGTGGGCTGCTGCTGACCTCCGCCGGCATGGCCGGCGCCACGGCGGCCGGCGCGGTCGGCTGGCGGGCCACGCCGTACGCCGTGCGGGCGCGGCTGGGACTGGTGCCGGAGCCGTGGGTGCCGGACGCCCCCGAGGGCGAGGTCCGGACCTGGTCGCTGCGCTCGACGGCGATGGGCGGCGACATCGACGTGGTCACCGCCGTCCCGGCCGGGTACGGCGACGGGGCCGGCCTGCCGGTCGTGGTCGTGCTGCACGGGGCGAGCGCCTCGGCGGCCGAGCTCCCGGGCTTCGGCCTGGGCCGCTTCGTCAGCGCCGCCGTGGAGGCCGGGGCGGCGCCGTTCGTCCTGGTCGGCACCGACGACGGCCCGACCGGGTGGACCGCGACGGCCGGCTCGGACCCGCCGGCCCTGTTCCGCGAGGAGCTGCCGGCCTGGCTGGGCGAGCGCGGCTTCGGCTCGCCCCAGGCCCTCTGGGGCTGGTCCCGGGGCGCGTACGGCGGACTCCGCCTGGTCGTGGAGGACCCGGGGTGGGTGCGGGCGCTGGCGCTGTTCAGCCCGGCGCTCGGAGACGACGACCCGGTCCTCGGCGGGCTCGACGGAGTCCGGGTGCCGGTCGGGATCTGGTGCGGCGAGGAGGACCAGTTCGTCGACAGCGCACGGGCCCTGGCCGCGGCGCTGCCCACGCCGCCCGAGGTCGCCACCTTCGCCCCCGGCGGGCACACCCGCGCGTTCTGGAACACGCACACCCTGGACGCCTTCGGCTGGCTCGCGGGGCACCTGGAGGACGGGACGCTCAGAGGGGCCGGGTGAGGAAGGTGCTGTGCGGGTCCGGGCGGTAGTCACCGAACGGCGGGCACGCCACGAAGCCGTGGCGCGCGTAGAGCGCACGGGCCGGAGCGAAGAAGTCCTGGGACCCGGTCTCCAGGCTGACCCGCGTGAGCCCCGCGGCGCGGGCCTCCGCGAGCACGTGGACCAGCAGCCTCCCGGCGATCCCCTCGCGCACCCGGTGCGGGGCGGTCCGCATCGACTTCAGCTCGCCGTGCCCCGGCTCGCGCTCGGGGTCCACGAGCGCGAGGGCCGCGCACCCCACGAGCTCGCCGCCGTCGTACGCCGACCAGAAGCGGGTGCCCGGGGCTCGCAGCCCGTCCAGGTCCAGCGCGTGCACGCTCCCCGGCGGGGAGGTGGCCCGCATCTGGTCCAGGTGCGCCTGCAGGAAGGCGGCCACCTCCGGCGAGGTTAGCGGGTCGGGCGCGATCTGCACGTGCGCATCGTAGGAAACGACGAGAGCCCCCGCCTGCGGGCGAGGGCTCTCGGTCGGTCGAACGGGGTGGTCGGACGGGGGCGGTCGTCAGGCCGCGAGGTCCGGGTCGGCGATCCGGCGCAGCTTCTGCAGCGCCTCGCGCTCGAGCTGGCGCACCCGCTCGGCGGAGATGCCGTGCTTGGCGCCGATGTCGGCGAGCTTGTGCTGGCGACCGTCGACGAGCCCGTACCGGGACCGGATGATGTCGGCGGCGCGGTCGTCGAGGTGGCCGACCAGGCTGTTGAGCCGGTCGCGCGACTCGGTGTCCAGGACGGTCAGGTCGGGACCGGGGGAGGTCTCCTGCGCCATCAGGTCGCCGAGCGAGGTGTCGCCGTCCTCGTCGACGGGGGAGTCGAGGCTGACGTGCTCGCGGCCCCACGCCATCAGGTCGAGCACGCGGTCAACCTCCATGCCGAGCTCGGCGGCGATCTCCTGCGGGTCGGGGTCCCGGCCGAGCTGGCGCTCGAGGGTACGGCGGGCGCCGCCGACCTGGTTGAGCTCCTCGACGACGTGCACGGGCAGCCGGACCACCCGGGCCTGCTGGGCGATGCCGCGGGTGATCGCCTGGCGCACCCACCAGGTGGCGTACGTCGAGAACTTGTAGCCCTTGGTGTAGTCGAACTTCTCGACCGCGCGGATCAGGCCGGTGTTGCCCTCCTGGATCAGGTCGAGCATCGGCATCTGCGCCCGGCCGTACTTGCGCGCGATCGAGACGACGAGGCGGAGGTTCGCGGTGATGAAGGTGTCGACGGCCTTGCGGCCCTCCTCCGCGATCCACTCGAGCTCCTCGCGGGTGGCGCTCATCGGGGCGCCGCCCTTGCGGCGTCCGACCCGGCCCTCGGCGAGCAGGTGCTCGGCCATCAGGCCGGCCTCGATGGTCTTGGAGAGCTCGACCTCGGAGGCCGCGTCGAGGAGGGCGTTGCGCGCGATCTCGTCGAGGTAGAGCCCGACGCTGTCGCGGCCCTCGATCTCGCGTGCCCCCGCTGGTGCGGTTCGTGTTGCCATGGGGCGGCCTCCCTGCTCTCGTGGCCTCGGCGCGCTGCCGATCCACTCTCCTAACGCTGCCGGTGACCGGAGGATTCCTCCGGCAAACCCGCGTGCCTTCACAGGGAACGACGCCCGAGGGTCGCCGGGAGTTGCGCAGCCCCGGAACTCTCAGGGACTTCTCAGGGCCGGCTCAGGCGTCGGCGAGAGCCATCCGGTCGAGGATCCAGGCGAGGGTGAACGCTCGGTCGTGCCAGGACTGGTAGCGCCCGGAGACGCCGCCGTGGCCGGCCGACATCTCCGTGCGCAGCAGCACCTCGGGCGCCCCGTCGCCGACGGCCCGCAGCCGGGCCACCCACTTGGCGGGCTCCACGTAGAGCACCCGGGTGTCGTGGAGCGAGGTCTCGGCGAGGATCGGCGGGTAGTCCTGGGCGACCACGTTGTCGTACGGCGCGTAGGAGGCCATGTAGTCGTAGACCTCCGGGTCGGCCTCCGGGTTGCCCCACTCGTCGTACTCGGTCACCGTCAGCGGCAGCGTGGCGTCGAGCATCGTGGTCAGCGCGTCCACGAACGGCACGGCCGCGACGATGCCGCCGAACAGCTCGGGTGCCTGGTTGGCGACCGCCCCGACGAGCAGGCCGCCGGCGCTGCCGCCCTCGGCGACCAGGGTGTCCGGCGTGGTCCACCCGGTCGCGACGAGGTGGCGGGCGCACGCCGCGAAGTCGCTGAACGAGTTCTGCTTGTGGAAGAGCTTGCCCTCGTCGTACCAGCGGCGGCCCATCTCGCCCCCGCCGCGCACGTGCGCGATCGCGAACGCCGCCCCGCGGTCGAGCACGGAGAGCCGGGCGACGGAGAAGTACGGGTCGGTGGACATCTCGTAGGCGCCGTAGCCGTAGAGCAGGGCCGGCACCGGCTGGGTCCCGCCGCCGACGCCCTCGCGGGACCCGCGGCGGCACACGATCGAGATCGGCACCCGCTCGCCGTCGTCCGCGGTCGCCCAGAGCCGGTGCTCCTCGTAGTCGGCGGGGTCGTAGCCGCCGAGCACCGGGGCGCGGCGCAGCAGCGCCAGCTCCCGGGTGCGGACGTCGTAGTCGTAGACCGAGGAGGGCACCGCCATCGTCGTGTAGCCCAGCCGGACGGTCGGCTGGTCGAAGACCGGGTTGCCGCCGGCGCCGACGGTGTAGACCGGGTGGTCGAACTCGACGAGGTAGTCCTCGCCCAGCCCGTGCTCGTGCCCCGCCTGCGCGTCCAGCTCGATGATCCGCAGCTGGGTCAGGCCCTCGCTGCGCTGGTGGACGACGAGGTGGCCGGCGAACGCGTCGACCCCCTCCAGGCGTACGTCGGATCGGTGCGGGACCAGCGCCCGCCACTCCTCGGGGGACGTCGGCGCGACCGGGGCGACGCCGATCTCGAAGTCCGCCCCGGTGCCGTTGTGGTGGACCAGGAAGCGGTCCTCGCCGGCGAGGACGGCGTGCTCGAGGCTGTACTCGAGGTCCTCGCGCCGCGGGGCGAACAGCACCCACCCGGCGTCCGGGGCCTCGGTGTCGAGGTAGCGGTACTCGGTGGTGGTCTTCGAGCCGGTCGCGGTCATCAGGAACCGGTTGCTGCGGCTGCGGCCGATGCCGGTCCAGAACCGGCCGTCGGGCTCGTGCAGCACCAGCTCGTCGTCGGCCTGGGTGCTGCCGAGGCGGTGCCGCCACACCTTGTCGGGCCGCCAGGAGTCGTCGACGGTCGAGTAGAAGCAGTCCTGGCCGTTCGGGTGCCACACCACGCCGCCGAGCACCCCGGTCAGCTCGTCGGGGAGCAGCTCGCCGGTGTGCAGGTCCTTGAACCGCACCGTGTAGCGCTCGTCGCCGACGACGTCGACGGCGTACGCCAGCACGGTGTCGTCGAGGGTGATCGCGGACCCGCCGAGGGAGAAGAAGTCGTGGCCCTCCGCCAGCACGTTGAGGTCCAGCAGCACCTCCTCGCCGGGCAGCGCAGGCTGGTCGGGGGCGCAGTCGGCCTCGGGGCGGGGCGGCGTCCAGTCGTCGGGTCCGCTGATCGGCACCCGGCAGCTCGCGCCGTACTCCCGGCCCTCGAAGGAGCGCGAGTAGTACCAGTGGCCGCGGTTGCGGGTCGGCACCGACAGGTCGGTCTCGAGCGTGCGCGCCTTGATCTCCTCGAAGATCGTCGTGCGCAGGTCGGCGAGGTGGGCGGTGCGCTCCTCGGTGTAGGCGTTCTCGGCCTCGAGGTACGCCGTGACCTCCGGCTCCTCCTTGGCCCGGAGCCACTCGTAGTCGTCGACGCGGGTGCGGCCGTGGATCTCGGTGGTGGTGGGGCGTCGGTCGGCGACGGGCGGCTGCATGCCCCGAACCTATCCGGCTCGCTACGGTCGTCCGCATGCGCCGGACCCTGGACCTCAACGCCGACCTGGGGGAGGAGGTCACCGACGACGCCGCGCTGCTGACGGTGGTCACCAGCGCCAACGTGGCGTGCGGCTACCACGCGGGCTCGCCGGCGATCATGCGCGCGGTGTGCGCGGAGGCCGCGGCCCGCGGCGTCTCCGTGGGCGCCCAGGTCTCCTACGCCGACCGGGAGGGCTTCGGGCGGGTCGCCCACGACGTGGCGCACGGGGTGCTCCGCGAACAGGTCGCCGACCAGGTCGGCACGCTGACGGAGATCGCGGCGGCGGCCGGGACCACGGTGCGCTACCTCAAGCCGCACGGCGCGCTCTACCACCGGGTGCTCGACGACGCGGAGCAGGCGGACGCCGTCCTCGCCGGGTCCGGCGACCTGCCCGTGCTCGGCATGCCGGGAGTGCTGCTCGACGCGGCCGCCGCGGCCGGCCGCGTGGTGCTGCTCGAGGGGTTCCCGGACCGCGGCTACGGCCCGGACGGGCGGCTGCTGCCGCGCGGCCGGGAGGGCGCCCTGGTCGAGGGCGCCGACGCGGTCGCCGCCCAGGCGGTCCGGCTCGCGGCGGCGGTGGCCTCGGTGTGCGTGCACGGCGACAGCCCCGGGGCGGTCGCGCACGCCCACGCCGTACGCCGGGCGCTGGAGGCGGCGGGCTACGAGCTGCGCGGGCTCTGAGCCGCCCTCGGTTCTGCACAGGCTCGTGCACAGGTCTGGACCGCTCCTGTGGAACACGGGCGGTTTCCTGTGGAGCGCCGACCGACTTCTGTGGATCCGCCTGTGGGACCGCGGGAACGTCTTGTGGTCCGGGTCACCGGCCGCGTAGACATGTCCTCATCGGGACGACAGAGCCGAGAGGCCGCGACGGACCGGGGATCGGACGGGAACGAGGATCCGCACCGCGAGGCGACTCGCGGCGTCGGCCCGGTGACGGGGGCGGCGGGGTCCGAGGGGTCGTCGGATCGAGGTGGACGTCACCCTCTGCCTCACCACGAGGGCCTCGTGACGCTCATACCGTCACGAGGCCCTCAGCCATTTCCCGGTCCCCGCGCGAGACTGGGCGCATGCAGATCCGTCCGGTGGGCCCCCGTGCCCTGCTCGTCGAGGTCGCCGGGCCCGCGGAGGCGCTGGCGCTGGCCGCCCACGCCCGCGCGGTGGGGGTGGGCGCCGACGAGGTCGTGCCGGCCGCGCGCACCGTCCTCCTCGACGGCGTCGAGGACCCCGCCGCCGCCGCGGCCGCGCTCGCCGGCTGGCGCCCCGGCGCCCCGGTCCCGGCGGGCGACCTGGTCGAGGTGCCGGTCCGCTACGACGGGCCCGACCTGGGCTGGCTGGCCGACGCGTGGGGGACCAGCGAGGACGACGTGGTCGCCCGGCACTCGGCGATCGAGTTCGTGTCCGCGTTCTGCGGCTTCGCGCCCGGGTTCGCCTACCTCGCGGGCCTCCCGGAGCGGCTCGCGGTGTCCCGGCTGGACTCGCCCCGGACCGCGGTGCCCGCCGGCGCCGTCGCGCTGGCGGGCACCTGGTGCGGGGTCTACCCGACCGCCTCGCCGGGCGGCTGGCGGCTGCTCGGGCGCACCGACCTGAGGCTCTGGGACGCCGAGCGGCCCAGCCCGGCGCTGCTCGCGCCCGGGACGCGCGTCCGGTTCGTGCCGGCATGACCACGCTGCTCGTCCGCAGCTCCGGGCCGCTCACCACCGTGCAGGACCGCGGCCGCGTCGGGCTCGCGCACCTGGGCGTCGCCCGCGCCGGCGCCCTGGACGCGCCCGCCGCCGCCCTGGCCAACCGGCTGGTCGGCAACGGACCGGACGCCGCCGTGCTCGAGACCACCCTCGGCGGGCTGGCCGTGGTCGCGTCCGACGGGTGCTGGGTCGCGCTCACCGGGGCGCCGGCCCCGCTGGAGGTCGACGGCGCGCGGCGCGGGCACGGGCGTCCCGAGTGGGTGCCGAGCGGCGCCCTGCTGCGGGTGGGTACGCCGAGGACGGGCGTCCGCAGCTACCTCGCCGTCGCCGGCGGGATCGACGTCGCCCCGGTGCTCGGCTCGCGCTCCACCGACACCCTCGCCGGGGTCGGCCCGCCGCGCGTCGAGGACGGGGTCGAGCTGCCGGTCGGGACGCCGTTCCGCCCGCCGTCCCCGGTGGACACCCCGCGGCCGCCGGCACCCGGCCCGCTGCGGGTCTGGCCCGGTCCGCGGGCCGACTGGTTCGCGCCGGACGTGCTCGACCGGCTCGGGCGCACGGCGTACACGGTGCTGGCGGAGTCGAACCGGATCGGGCTGCGCCTCGACGGGCCGCCGCTGGCGCGCGTCCGGGAGGGCGAGCTGGCCAGCGAGGGGATGGTGCTCGGCGCGGTGCAGGTGCCGCCCGACGGCCGGCCGGTGGTCTTCCTCGCCGACCACCCGCCCACCGGGGGCTACCCCGTGGTCGCGGTCGTGGACCCGCGCGACCTGTGGCAGTGCGCCCAGCTGCGGCCGGGGGAGTCCGTGCGGCTCACGGTGCCGGCGGGGTCTCCGGGGTCTCCGGGATCGCCGGGCTCTCCGGGGGCTCCGGCAGCCACGGGCTGAGCGCGGGGTCGTCCTCGGCGTAGGAGCGCACCGGGCCCGCGGGGGTCTGCCGGGTCTCGAACCGGACGGTGACCACGCCGCGTCCCGACCCCCACACCCAGCCGCGCCCCAGCTCGGTGTGCACGATGTCCATGCCGGGCGCCCAGGTGCGCCGCGAGTGGTGGGGAACCTCGACCTCGGGCAGCTCCGGCTCCTCCTCGGTGGTCTCGCCGAAGAGGTCCTCCTGGACCCAGTCGGCGAGGCCGGAGACGCCGACGCCCAGCAGCCGCACGCCGCCGGAGGTGTCGAGGTCGGCGAGCAGCGAGCGGGCCACCCGGGCGACGGTGGCGGAGGAGTCGGTGGGGGAGCCGAGCGTCGAGGAGCGGCTCAACGTGGTGAAGTCGTGCAGGCGCACCTTGATGGTGACGGTGCGCCCCGACAGCCCGCTCTTGCGCAGCCGCGCGGCGACCTCGCCGGCCTGGC contains:
- the coaE gene encoding dephospho-CoA kinase, yielding MTRVGLTGGIASGKSTVSAILEELGAVVIDGDKLAREVVERGTPGLAAVVAEFGEELLTPEGDLDRAALGKVVFADEGRRRALEAIVHPLVFERYAALEASAPEGALVVHDIPLLAESGRADTFDAVLVVDVPVETQVERMVRDRGMDRADAEARVAAQATREQRLAIATYVLDNTGTLEDLRDRVLAVHAELTAS
- a CDS encoding alpha/beta hydrolase-fold protein — translated: MLTRRGLLLTSAGMAGATAAGAVGWRATPYAVRARLGLVPEPWVPDAPEGEVRTWSLRSTAMGGDIDVVTAVPAGYGDGAGLPVVVVLHGASASAAELPGFGLGRFVSAAVEAGAAPFVLVGTDDGPTGWTATAGSDPPALFREELPAWLGERGFGSPQALWGWSRGAYGGLRLVVEDPGWVRALALFSPALGDDDPVLGGLDGVRVPVGIWCGEEDQFVDSARALAAALPTPPEVATFAPGGHTRAFWNTHTLDAFGWLAGHLEDGTLRGAG
- a CDS encoding GNAT family N-acetyltransferase, with the translated sequence MAAFLQAHLDQMRATSPPGSVHALDLDGLRAPGTRFWSAYDGGELVGCAALALVDPEREPGHGELKSMRTAPHRVREGIAGRLLVHVLAEARAAGLTRVSLETGSQDFFAPARALYARHGFVACPPFGDYRPDPHSTFLTRPL
- a CDS encoding sigma-70 family RNA polymerase sigma factor; this translates as MATRTAPAGAREIEGRDSVGLYLDEIARNALLDAASEVELSKTIEAGLMAEHLLAEGRVGRRKGGAPMSATREELEWIAEEGRKAVDTFITANLRLVVSIARKYGRAQMPMLDLIQEGNTGLIRAVEKFDYTKGYKFSTYATWWVRQAITRGIAQQARVVRLPVHVVEELNQVGGARRTLERQLGRDPDPQEIAAELGMEVDRVLDLMAWGREHVSLDSPVDEDGDTSLGDLMAQETSPGPDLTVLDTESRDRLNSLVGHLDDRAADIIRSRYGLVDGRQHKLADIGAKHGISAERVRQLEREALQKLRRIADPDLAA
- a CDS encoding S9 family peptidase translates to MQPPVADRRPTTTEIHGRTRVDDYEWLRAKEEPEVTAYLEAENAYTEERTAHLADLRTTIFEEIKARTLETDLSVPTRNRGHWYYSRSFEGREYGASCRVPISGPDDWTPPRPEADCAPDQPALPGEEVLLDLNVLAEGHDFFSLGGSAITLDDTVLAYAVDVVGDERYTVRFKDLHTGELLPDELTGVLGGVVWHPNGQDCFYSTVDDSWRPDKVWRHRLGSTQADDELVLHEPDGRFWTGIGRSRSNRFLMTATGSKTTTEYRYLDTEAPDAGWVLFAPRREDLEYSLEHAVLAGEDRFLVHHNGTGADFEIGVAPVAPTSPEEWRALVPHRSDVRLEGVDAFAGHLVVHQRSEGLTQLRIIELDAQAGHEHGLGEDYLVEFDHPVYTVGAGGNPVFDQPTVRLGYTTMAVPSSVYDYDVRTRELALLRRAPVLGGYDPADYEEHRLWATADDGERVPISIVCRRGSREGVGGGTQPVPALLYGYGAYEMSTDPYFSVARLSVLDRGAAFAIAHVRGGGEMGRRWYDEGKLFHKQNSFSDFAACARHLVATGWTTPDTLVAEGGSAGGLLVGAVANQAPELFGGIVAAVPFVDALTTMLDATLPLTVTEYDEWGNPEADPEVYDYMASYAPYDNVVAQDYPPILAETSLHDTRVLYVEPAKWVARLRAVGDGAPEVLLRTEMSAGHGGVSGRYQSWHDRAFTLAWILDRMALADA
- a CDS encoding 5-oxoprolinase subunit PxpA; its protein translation is MRRTLDLNADLGEEVTDDAALLTVVTSANVACGYHAGSPAIMRAVCAEAAARGVSVGAQVSYADREGFGRVAHDVAHGVLREQVADQVGTLTEIAAAAGTTVRYLKPHGALYHRVLDDAEQADAVLAGSGDLPVLGMPGVLLDAAAAAGRVVLLEGFPDRGYGPDGRLLPRGREGALVEGADAVAAQAVRLAAAVASVCVHGDSPGAVAHAHAVRRALEAAGYELRGL
- a CDS encoding 5-oxoprolinase subunit B family protein, which gives rise to MQIRPVGPRALLVEVAGPAEALALAAHARAVGVGADEVVPAARTVLLDGVEDPAAAAAALAGWRPGAPVPAGDLVEVPVRYDGPDLGWLADAWGTSEDDVVARHSAIEFVSAFCGFAPGFAYLAGLPERLAVSRLDSPRTAVPAGAVALAGTWCGVYPTASPGGWRLLGRTDLRLWDAERPSPALLAPGTRVRFVPA
- a CDS encoding biotin-dependent carboxyltransferase family protein; translation: MTTLLVRSSGPLTTVQDRGRVGLAHLGVARAGALDAPAAALANRLVGNGPDAAVLETTLGGLAVVASDGCWVALTGAPAPLEVDGARRGHGRPEWVPSGALLRVGTPRTGVRSYLAVAGGIDVAPVLGSRSTDTLAGVGPPRVEDGVELPVGTPFRPPSPVDTPRPPAPGPLRVWPGPRADWFAPDVLDRLGRTAYTVLAESNRIGLRLDGPPLARVREGELASEGMVLGAVQVPPDGRPVVFLADHPPTGGYPVVAVVDPRDLWQCAQLRPGESVRLTVPAGSPGSPGSPGSPGAPAATG